GCGTTTCACTGCTTGTGCTCACCGAGAATGACTCTGAATCAACAATCGAATGGGTATTCTTAAAGCCACTAACGACCGAACTTTGGTTAGCAACTGTTGGTGGCTTCTTATTCACTGGCCTAGTTGTGTGGTTGATAGAGGGGCCCAGAAACCAGGAGTACCAAGGGTCGAGTTCGAGACAGCTCAGCACAGCTCTCTACTTCTCTTTCTCGACTTTGACATTTTCTCATGGTTAGCACTCATCAAACAGTTCTCTATGCATCATAAGTGGTTATTGTAGTCCTGAAATACTCTAATTGCTTCATTATAATACGCACAGGTCAAATCATTAGAAGCCCTCTGTCAAAAGTTGTTGTGGTGATATGGTGCTTTGTTGTGCTAGTTCTAGTGCAGAGTTACACTGCTAGCTTATCATCCATTCTAACCGCAAAGAGGCTCCGGCCCTCAGTGACAGATCTTGATCACCTCCTGTTAACTAATGACTATATCGGATACCAATCTGGATCATTTTTGCACTCGGTCTTGACAAATCAAGGTTTCACTGGAAAGAGGTTAAAGGCCtatggaaagaaagaagaatatGCTAACGCTTTGAGGAAGGGGTCCATGAATGGAGGAGTGTCGGCTATTGTTGATGAGATCCCCTATATAACATCTTTTCTCTCTGACCCTCGATACCAGAAGGAATTCCAGATGGTTAAGCGCATATACAACACACCTGGGCTTGGTTTTGTAAGCTTCCCACTCTAGTGCTTCATCAGATTCACTCTACATCCTTACAACAAGCATTCTGGACTACACAATATGGTCTAACTAGCATCATATGTTTGCTTTCAGGTATTTCCTCAAGATTCTCCACTGGTGCATAATCTTTCAGTTGCCATCTTGAACCTGACAGGCGGAGGCGAGGGCGCACGAATTGAAGCAAAATGGTTAGTCACACCGCCACCGTTGCAGAGTTATGGCATCGCCAACACAGATTCGGCACCTCTCACTTTGCGAAGTTTCTCTGGTCTCTTCATCATCACTGTATGTATCTCAGGTCTCATGCTGTTGATAAGCATTGCCACGTTGGTTCATGCCAAATACACCAAAGTGAGAGATTCTGAAATGCAGAGTGCCGATGGGGATGGTGAAAGTGAAGGCGGCGTAGCATCTAGTCCAGGGCAGAACGACATGGGCAATGGGTCTATGACTGCTCAACCCCACCATGAAGCCAGAAATGATGTTCCCCAGGGTGTCCATGGCAGCAGCGGAAGTGTTGGTGACGATGAGCCCAATGGCTCTGTGCCCGCGCACTCCATCCAGATCGAGATGAGCAGTACTGACTGAGATGCCAACACTGTTCTGTATAGCCTTGCATTGAAGAAACAGAAGACTAGTATtctagaatatttttttttgccaatcTACTAATGAGTGTCGAAGCTCAGGGGTGATGGGTGCCTCATTGCCGGTTTCCATGGCGGTGAGGCTTTGCTTTCCAAACCATATAATTTAGTTAGGAATTACAGTTTTAGTGACTGATGCGCAGATTATCATCTGAATTGGTTGTCATCTGGTCTTGTTTCTTGAAGAGTATAGACCACCAGTCTACTAGGATCTTATTAGTTGCCTGATTGTTAAACACATTTGTCTGATTTATACCTTGGGGCAGTAACCACACAGTAAAACTCAGGATCGAAGTTTCTCCAATTCCTTAGTTTTATATGTACATGTTGAAACAACACCAGTTTAGAGCGTCTCCAATAACTGTTACATATGTGGAGGAGAGATACATAAAATGATTTAACTGTTACTAAGTAGTAGCATCTTGCATAGGTAGATTTTGAAGTGGCTGAGATGCCGACATTGTTCTGCATAGCCTGCATCGAAGAAACAAAAGACACTTCATATTCTGTGGGAATTTGCCAATCTGCCAAGAgaatctttatctttacactTGCAAAGATTCAAGTTGGTGGTTGTTTGTTCATAATATCCGGACTACTTTCTAGATAATTATTTGATTGCCATCCAATTAATATGTTACATATGTATCGTGATCTTTTTATTATAGTTGATTGGTTTGACGTATACTtttgagataaaaaaaattcaaataaatattTAGAGAATTATTGTTAACTTAAAATCGAAAAAATATGAGcacataaatattttaaagAAACTAATATATGTGATGTACATTTTTAACTCTGTATAGCAACGCACGTGCATTTATGACAGTGAGTGTAAGAAGTTGAGGAGTGATGGGCGCCTCACTGCAGTAATGCTTTGCTTTTCAAACCATATAAATAGCAGTTTTAGTGGCTGATGTATATCTAATTTTCCCCAGATTTAACGTCTTGAATTTGTTGTCACCCAGTCTTATTTCTCGAAGAGGATAGCGACCAGTCTACTAGGCGTGTGCCAAGTTAGAAT
This is a stretch of genomic DNA from Brachypodium distachyon strain Bd21 chromosome 1, Brachypodium_distachyon_v3.0, whole genome shotgun sequence. It encodes these proteins:
- the LOC100841695 gene encoding glutamate receptor 2.8 isoform X3, translated to MPPPAAACRGVVRVLGIAVAEEADPRACVCSAAPMPKPRWGFQINPDSRYHRGETERMNATILAGRNTGTLARGYSKKLKIAVPQKPGFRAFVNATDQEITGYCIDVFEAALKKLPYDLDYEFNVFIGSYDQLVHNVTSGNFDAAVGDVTITADRAVHVDFTMPYTESGVSLLVLTENDSESTIEWVFLKPLTTELWLATVGGFLFTGLVVWLIEGPRNQEYQGSSSRQLSTALYFSFSTLTFSHGQIIRSPLSKVVVVIWCFVVLVLVQSYTASLSSILTAKRLRPSVTDLDHLLLTNDYIGYQSGSFLHSVLTNQGFTGKRLKAYGKKEEYANALRKGSMNGGVSAIVDEIPYITSFLSDPRYQKEFQMVKRIYNTPGLGFVFPQDSPLVHNLSVAILNLTGGGEGARIEAKWSHAVDKHCHVGSCQIHQSERF
- the LOC100841695 gene encoding glutamate receptor 2.8 isoform X2, with the protein product MPPPAAACRGVVRVLGIAVAEEADPRACVCSAAPMPKPRWGFQINPDSRYHRGETERMNATILAGRNTGTLARGYSKKLKIAVPQKPGFRAFVNATDQEITGYCIDVFEAALKKLPYDLDYEFNVFIGSYDQLVHNVTSGNFDAAVGDVTITADRAVHVDFTMPYTESGVSLLVLTENDSESTIEWVFLKPLTTELWLATVGGFLFTGLVVWLIEGPRNQEYQGSSSRQLSTALYFSFSTLTFSHGQIIRSPLSKVVVVIWCFVVLVLVQSYTASLSSILTAKRLRPSVTDLDHLLLTNDYIGYQSGSFLHSVLTNQGFTGKRLKAYGKKEEYANALRKGSMNGGVSAIVDEIPYITSFLSDPRYQKEFQMVKRIYNTPGLGFVFPQDSPLVHNLSVAILNLTGGGEGARIEAKWLVTPPPLQSYGIANTDSAPLTLRSFSGLFIITSADGDGESEGGVASSPGQNDMGNGSMTAQPHHEARNDVPQGVHGSSGSVGDDEPNGSVPAHSIQIEMSSTD
- the LOC100841695 gene encoding glutamate receptor 2.8 isoform X1 translates to MPPPAAACRGVVRVLGIAVAEEADPRACVCSAAPMPKPRWGFQINPDSRYHRGETERMNATILAGRNTGTLARGYSKKLKIAVPQKPGFRAFVNATDQEITGYCIDVFEAALKKLPYDLDYEFNVFIGSYDQLVHNVTSGNFDAAVGDVTITADRAVHVDFTMPYTESGVSLLVLTENDSESTIEWVFLKPLTTELWLATVGGFLFTGLVVWLIEGPRNQEYQGSSSRQLSTALYFSFSTLTFSHGQIIRSPLSKVVVVIWCFVVLVLVQSYTASLSSILTAKRLRPSVTDLDHLLLTNDYIGYQSGSFLHSVLTNQGFTGKRLKAYGKKEEYANALRKGSMNGGVSAIVDEIPYITSFLSDPRYQKEFQMVKRIYNTPGLGFVFPQDSPLVHNLSVAILNLTGGGEGARIEAKWLVTPPPLQSYGIANTDSAPLTLRSFSGLFIITVCISGLMLLISIATLVHAKYTKVRDSEMQSADGDGESEGGVASSPGQNDMGNGSMTAQPHHEARNDVPQGVHGSSGSVGDDEPNGSVPAHSIQIEMSSTD